A region of the Corticium candelabrum chromosome 4, ooCorCand1.1, whole genome shotgun sequence genome:
GTGGGTTatttggagtgtgtgtgtgacccgTTGAACTAAACCGGCTTTCTTAAAAGCCACAAATTTCTTCAAAGAGAGCCAAATCCTGACATGGTAATGCTTGGgggcggtggttagtctggtcatccCTTAATCGTTTTGTTGCTACGagttgtcaaagcgtccaatcaaaacaatatcaatactcaattagcatgatttgatgtagaatcagatGCAGCTTTAGgcgggtcagcaggtatattcataaatctgcaatgttctgttgattttcctgcctcagctgatatggggggtggctccataattatgcccatgtctgtataaGGTACCCTACAATGCTCACGCAAATCTCGCAATCCTGTTGCGCAAAAGCATTGAATCCAGACCTCCCTGGCGTTTTCTGGACATTATCTAACTGACAGAGAGCTGTGCAATCCAACGACAGGAGGTGAGTCATAATCCGAGCAAAGTCTAGATAGGCTGACATCGAAATCTCTCTGACGTGATATACCATCTCTTGCCAGAGAAGGCTTTCGTAGACCTGATCAAAGTCTTACAAATTGTATTGACATTATATTTTGTAGGTGTCTCTACCGCGTCTTGTGAGCGTTCGAGCGTTCGTTTTCATTTTGAAAAAGACTGAAGACATACCTTAGGGCTGGCATGGGACAAATAACCTAGCGTTTCTGGCCATAGAAAGGGACATGTCTAGTAAGATAGACTTAGAAGCAGATTTAGACAGGTTTGCCGCAGTAGACAAAAAACAGCAGGCAAATTAGTAGTAGAAATACAGATTTGAGGAAATTATCCAGTGTGGGGCCCCAAATCTTGGACTCTGGCTACGCCGCTGATTGAAGTCGTAAAATTTAGTGCATACTCTAAGTACAATGTAGAAGCGGCTTTTCCATGGTTGGCAGTAGGACTGGCTGGTATCCAGCAGAGTACTGACTGGACAATGAATTGTTAATTTGACAGCTCACACAAAAATGAATGTTTTAAGAGAATTGGGAGTAGAAGAACATTCTCACGCGATTCATAAATTCCAACAAGATAGTGATCTTTTTATCTAGTGTATATAAAACTGCAATCATGCTACACTCCTGATTTTCTTATTGCCAGCGCACTTTGGTATTTTTATGTGCTTGGCATGATTTCGTTTCTAACTGATCTAGTATTTATCTTGAGTGTTCACTCATACACTTAACATTACTGCATGGCAATTATATTGTGTAAGTATCATGGATTGGTCAATTGTGAccattgattaattaattggtataTTTGAACCACTAAAGATAGTCGTGTCCACTCTaaaccagaatggatcgcgatcggatcgcgatccaaatGGGTTAGCAagtgtccacactgcactttgatatcaatacaccTCTGTCTCTtttttggtatcacgtgactgatgactgatGTAGATGTGGCCATGGCATCTTTGCTAGTGGAAAACAGCGTTGacacagcgacgtaaggtgatcGAGAACAAAGCTCATtgaggagggttagatgttccgactacgcTCGTAGCGTACATAAAGGTAACGACCACTATTTCTAACGGAATTCAACCATGATCGCGACCGAAACCCCACGATCAGATCGCGATGCAGTTGGCAGTGTGGACAAGGTTTAAGTGCAAGTCATTTGTAATAGTCAATACAAGCTTTAGATTAGTATTGCTTTGATGAGCGTCGGTGGTGCTTACATATGATGCTAATGTTCTGTACCTCTAATCACATGATATGCTTTGTGTGTAGGCATTTCTTCAAGTGTATAAGAGATGCTGTTACTGCAGTAGCCAGTGGCATGAGATTCGAGTGATGATATTGGGACTCAACCCTAATGAAATTGACACGGAAATACGTAATAAATCAAAAACGGATGGCAAACTACTTGCTCTCATTGCATTAACTGATGAACGAGGTAAAGTTGTATGTGAGTGTTCACATAATGGCTTGGCATTGACAATTTTTGTTGTCTTAATTTAGTGAAGATAATTGTAAATATGAACATGAAGTCTGTGAGAGGCAAATGTACTTAGACTTACATCAGATTCtcatccatatatatatatcccggATATGTCATGGCGGTGTGCAGTTTTTGAATTGCTCGcttgttgttgctgtcattcCTACTCATTCCTCCTCTTTCGATCTCTGGCTTCCGTTTTCTATCGTTTGAAGCAAAGGTTCTCGTGTTTCTCGTGTTTCTTGTGTCATGGCTGCAGACGTTACCTTGGGTTCTGCTAGTCGTGCTGAGAGCTCGGCTCCTGGATCGCTGTTGTGTCCTTTATGCGCTTCACAGTTCTCTAGCAGCAATATGTTGTGGCAACACGTTAATTTGGAGCACGCGAGTCGCCTTGATTTTCCCTCTGCTTCGTTCTTGTCTGCCAACGGCAGGAAAGTGTGTTCATCCTGTGGTTTCTCCTACTCTGGTCACTGGAAACTATGCCGACGTTCTCAGGGTCAGGGTCGTCCACGTTGCGGTGGTGTAATGGTTAATCCTGCTACTTCGTCGTGGTATTCAAAGCCTGTTGTTGGCGCTCGTGATTCGGTTGAAACGGgcgctgctgttgctgttgaagAAACTTCTGCATCGGTGGGAGGTGGCTGTCTCCCTGTCCTTGACTCTGTTGAGTCAAGCGGTCTCAGTGAAAGTCTTCGACCTAGTTGTGATTTGGTTCTAGAGGCTGTCAAGGCGGCGGAGTGCCTCGCTTGCCCCGCCCATCTGGAGTCTGATTTGTTTGAGGCCCTCATGCTGGAGATTTCCTCTTTGCCGGTAAAGACTGTTGGTCATGTCCCGCGTTCAATTCGCCCTCTTCTTTCTCAGGTTCTTGGTGTTGAACTTAAACATGCTTCTGATAATGGTTTGTGGGGTTTTGCTCGCCTACATATGTTCCCAAAGGCAGTGTTGAGATGTCCTCCTCGTGCAGGGAAGAAGAAACGTTATGTGGTGAAAGCCTTGTTACATTCACGACTAGAGAAATGGTTGTCAGGAGATTTTGTTTCACTTTGGACTGAAGTCAGATTGGAAGCAGCACATCGACCTGTAGTGTCTTCAAAGAATGTCTCTGTCACTCAAAGTAATGTCAAACGTGCGTTGGCAATAGCTAGAGAAGGAAATTTTTCTAAAGCAGTGCAATGTCTTGGTTCTTGTGGTACTGCTGCACACAATGATACCCAGGCCCTTGAAGAGTTACTGCAGCGTCATCCTCAACACGTTCTTCCAGATTGGAATGACGACATTCCTCCTCCACTTACTGTCTCTTCAGAGTCTGTACTCTCTGCTTTACATGACTTTCCCAAAGCGTCTAGTCCTGGAGCTTCGCAGTTGCATTGCCAGCACCTATTGGATGCCACTGATGGGAATTCTTCACCGTTATCTAAAGATTGCCTTGACAGATTGACTCGCTTGatttgttttcttttgtcAGGCCAGGCTGACTCTCGCATTGCTCCGTGGCTTTCTGGTGCACCTTTGACTGCTCTTCTCAAGAAACAAGGTGGTATACGCCCGATTGCTGTTGGAGAGGTCTTACGTCGCCTTACGAGTCGCCTTTGTTGCTCAGCAGCGAGATCTGCCTCGTCAGATGTTTTCCTTCCGTACGGTCAAGTTGGCGTCGGTATTCGTGGAGGTTTGGAAGCTGCTGTTCATTCGCTATCAGCTATCATTGATTTGCGTGGAAATAATCCTGATCTCTGTTGCTTGAAGGTGGATTTCAGAAATGCTTTCAATGAATGTCGTCGTTCTTCTTTCCTTCATCGATTACAAAGGGATTTCCCTTCAATATTTGCTTGGGCTCAGTGGTGTTACCACTGTGAAGGACAGCTACGTTTCGGTAGTCACTGTATCAAATCATCAGGAGGAGTACAGCAAGGCGACCCTCTTGGTCCGCTCCTTTTTTCTCTGACTCTCCTGGAGTTGTTGGACGATATTGATTCCACACCTGACATCAACCTTCAGGTATGGTATTTGGACGACGGAACTATTGTTGGTCCTCGTAAGGCGGTTTCTTCCCTCCTGGATAGCTTGTCTGTAAAGGGTCCTTCCCATGGATTGATCCTTAACTTGGAGAAGTGCGAAGTCTTCTGGCCCTCTGGAGATATTtcgtttcctgagttcccggaTAGTGTTCAAAGAGTGCAATGCATTTCTGGTGGAGCAGAGTTTTTAGGCTCTCCGGTATTTGGATCAGATGCTTTTTATGATGCCACTTTTGGCAggaaaattgacaaaattctgTCATGCCAAAGTCGTCTGACGGATCTAGAAGACCCGCAGGTGGAGTTACACCTACTTAGAAGTTGCCTGAGCTTGTGCAAGGTTAATCACCTTCTTAGAACAGTTCCGTCAGAGAAAGTAAAATTTCAGCTCGAGAGGTTCGACAGCGAGTTGCGAAGCAGTCTGGAGGTGATTTCTCGCTCATCTGTATCTGACGTCGCGTGGAAACAGGCCACATTGCCAATCCGTCTCGGTGGTTTGGGTTTGAGAGAAACCTGTAGAACTTCCGCACTCGCTTTCGTAGGCAGTTGCAATTTTACACGGGATTTGAGTATTCGTCTCTTGGGGTGTGCTAAGCCACCTGTTTTGAGGAGCAGTGAAGGGCCAATCACTAATCCTGATGTTCCAGATCTGCTTTTCCCAGGTGAGGTATCGTCTCGTGAACAGCTGCTGTCTACTCTCCTGTCTACCGCTGATGTTGACCTCGGTGGAGCAAGTCAACATGATTTGCAAGAGATTTTCGACAAGTCACTTTTATCTGACATTAAGAACTCAGTCAGTATACGCGACCAAGCACGTCTAAACGCTATATCAACTCCTCATGCAGGCGCATGGCTGCGGGCAATCCCTAACAGAAATTTGGGCCTCGTCATGTCTGCAGAGGAATATGTGATTGCTTTACGTTTACGGCTAGGAATTCCAATTTTTCCTTCTCTCTCTACTAGATGTCCATGTGGTTCAATAATAGATGCCTACGGAGATCATGTGTTAGGTTGCGGCTATGGTAACCTGAGAATTAAACGCCATGATGCGTTACGTGATGTCATCTTTCACACACTACTTGAGGATCACTCTGGCACTCGGAGAGAACAGCACTGTGGCGGATATAACAATTCTCGCCCAGGTGACGTCTACCACCCAGATTTTCTACTTGGTCGTCCAGGATATTTTGATATCACAGTAAGGAATTCCTTCCAGCAGTCTCACATTGTCCACTCCGCTTATTGTGCTGGTGCCGCTGCAGCAGCTGGAGAGATGGAGAAAGACGATCGTCATAAAGACAACGTAGAGGCGACAGGAGGTGTTTTCTACCCGCTGGTAGTTGAGTCCTACGGAACGTGGACCTCCAGTAGCTTACAAACTTTAAAAACAATTGCTAGAAGGACATCTCTCCGTAGTAGTATTACTGTTAGCAGGGCTATCGTTAATTTTCACGGGCAGCTCTCTCTCCGCCTTTGGCAATTTAACGCTAGGATGATTTTGgaccgtttgtctttgttagGTTTAGACAGAGACTACTCTGTTTGTTCTTCGTTGTGAGGCCCCTCTAGTGGAGGGgtagctattatttatatttgaataaactatatgtataaaaaaaaaaaaaaaatatatatatatatatatatatatatatatatatatatatatgattatataaACAGCTTGCAGtataaatatttgcaaataGAAATTGCTCAATTGCATGATGAACATGACTAGAGAAGGAAGATAAGCTAACCCTACTaagtgcgtgcgcgtgcaatCACAGTGTGCTTGTTCAGTACTGACAGTTTTTCAAGTCAAAGCATACAATACATGTATGCTCTGTAACTCCTAGTTGCCATGACCAGAGCGTTATATTTTGACTCGTGAGTATATTCAGAATATATAATAGGCAGCAGGTTTCACTACCAACCACAAAGTTTCGTCATTTTACCATCCGACAGCTTTTTAGGCTCCATGATCTTTATTAGCTGACACAGCATCCCAGTTATATGCTGTAGTAAAATTTAATACAgaaaaattttatattttcatattcattaaataatttaattcaTAATAAATTCGGTTCCCTGTTTCAGATAGAAAAGTTCTTAGTCAGACCATGACGACCAACTGTGGATCGGCATTCCATACTGCATTGTGCAGAGTGCAACGTCGGCCAATGGTCACTTGCCACTGCTTAACGCACGGCTGAAACCGAAGCCATTATCGACAGCAGGTCGTCATGTTTACAGGAGAACTTAAGAAGAGGTGGCACTGGAGTAACTTAGCTCACTTTTCTGTCCGCCTACTCGGACAATGAGACTGTCAAAGCTTTTTTGGTCGCTCTTGTGCCTGGATATATAAAATCGATCCATTTTGTCATCGACGTTGTCGAACCAGTTGCGCAGTTTGTCCAAGCTGGTTTCTATGCCACTTATTTGCGCCTGTATATTGTTCATGTCGCCTTCGATTCGCTAACACATAATGTGACTGGTGGGTGCCAAGATAGAGATGCCTAAGGATATTGCTGAAATTGCTCTGTCTTTCACCTTCTCTGTACGGTGCTGATGCAGGCCTCTTCCTGTCTGCATGCCGCCGAGAACGGGTGTACTGGCAATTATTTTTGTTTCGACTCCATGTATCGTCTGAAAGTTAGAATGCAGCACTGCTCCTAGTCTTCGTGCAAGAGACTTCAAGAAATCAAGATCTAATAAAAATAgaagatacattaattacAATCCTTGGACAACAGATGTTGCAGGAAAGAAATGAGAGCCGtctgatggtggtggtggtggcggcggcggtgtgtgtgtgtgtgtgtgtgcgtgtgcgtgcgtgtgtgtgtgtgtgcgcgcgtgttcATGCAAAAATATAATTCCGTCTTGTGAATTAGTAAAGAACTTTGGCATGGAAGAACAAATTGTCAGATATTTTAATAAACCATCGTCTCCGTTGGCTTGGTAATGTTGCTAAATGGACGACTTCCTAAACAACTGTTGCTTGGAGGGTTAATTTCAAAACGATCTTGTCATGGTAGAGATGGCGCCATACAATCTTGTCTGATAAAGATTCGTGATATACAGTAGTCCCTCGCTTGAGCGACCCCTCTCGCAAGCGACCACCTCTCTTGAGCGACCAAATTTTGGAGCACGGACCCACTGTAGCACAGATTTACCTCTTGTGAGCGACCACCTCGGTAGTGCGACCAGCGACCGGGGTATTTTGCGACCTTaagtaacgtgcgttagcctCTTGCACGCGATTGTCGTTTGCAGCTGCCAAAGCCCACGCCTCGATGCCTAAGGATAAACAACGTAGGGTTCTCACCCTTAAAGAAAGATTAGATGTTCTTCGCCGAGTTGAAGGAGGGAggcaggggcgtacgcagagggggttcgagggggttcggacgaaccccctctaggcgctaggtaatggcggaattcgaattaggcaatgccgcatgagcgcaactacacagcaccattacatatggggacagcagaagacacaacgagactcccgattttggatacattgaaattatctgtaaaaaataatataaatctataaagtagtacagcacTTAACTTTTCGGCGCGCCTATTACTGGATCTACAAGGCCGAGATGAAGTTTATGTAACTCATGCGCTTGCACGGTGTTGATTACGGTTCTCCGAGGAC
Encoded here:
- the LOC134178531 gene encoding uncharacterized protein LOC134178531; protein product: MAADVTLGSASRAESSAPGSLLCPLCASQFSSSNMLWQHVNLEHASRLDFPSASFLSANGRKVCSSCGFSYSGHWKLCRRSQGQGRPRCGGVMVNPATSSWYSKPVVGARDSVETGAAVAVEETSASVGGGCLPVLDSVESSGLSESLRPSCDLVLEAVKAAECLACPAHLESDLFEALMLEISSLPVKTVGHVPRSIRPLLSQVLGVELKHASDNGLWGFARLHMFPKAVLRCPPRAGKKKRYVVKALLHSRLEKWLSGDFVSLWTEVRLEAAHRPVVSSKNVSVTQSNVKRALAIAREGNFSKAVQCLGSCGTAAHNDTQALEELLQRHPQHVLPDWNDDIPPPLTVSSESVLSALHDFPKASSPGASQLHCQHLLDATDGNSSPLSKDCLDRLTRLICFLLSGQADSRIAPWLSGAPLTALLKKQGGIRPIAVGEVLRRLTSRLCCSAARSASSDVFLPYGQVGVGIRGGLEAAVHSLSAIIDLRGNNPDLCCLKVDFRNAFNECRRSSFLHRLQRDFPSIFAWAQWCYHCEGQLRFGSHCIKSSGGVQQGDPLGPLLFSLTLLELLDDIDSTPDINLQVWYLDDGTIVGPRKAVSSLLDSLSVKGPSHGLILNLEKCEVFWPSGDISFPEFPDSVQRVQCISGGAEFLGSPVFGSDAFYDATFGRKIDKILSCQSRLTDLEDPQVELHLLRSCLSLCKVNHLLRTVPSEKVKFQLERFDSELRSSLEVISRSSVSDVAWKQATLPIRLGGLGLRETCRTSALAFVGSCNFTRDLSIRLLGCAKPPVLRSSEGPITNPDVPDLLFPGEVSSREQLLSTLLSTADVDLGGASQHDLQEIFDKSLLSDIKNSVSIRDQARLNAISTPHAGAWLRAIPNRNLGLVMSAEEYVIALRLRLGIPIFPSLSTRCPCGSIIDAYGDHVLGCGYGNLRIKRHDALRDVIFHTLLEDHSGTRREQHCGGYNNSRPGDVYHPDFLLGRPGYFDITVRNSFQQSHIVHSAYCAGAAAAAGEMEKDDRHKDNVEATGGVFYPLVVESYGTWTSSSLQTLKTIARRTSLRSSITVSRAIVNFHGQLSLRLWQFNARMILDRLSLLGLDRDYSVCSSL